The segment ATTGGGACAAGCAAATGTTTCTAAGCACCTGAAAATCTTGACGCAAGTGGGAATGGTGAGCCGTCAACCCCAGGGGGTGAGCGTGTTTTATGAAATCGCAGACTCTAGTATTTTCCGATTGTGCGAGATCGCTTGCAATCAACTTTCAGTACGGCTGGAGGAAGAGTCTCAGCATTTGGAACAGTTGGATACTTTTAAGCGATCGCGCTTGATGTGAAAAGGCGATCCCCCCTAAAAAAAGGGGGGAGAATGTCAAATTAAGGGTTCATGGTTTCTGGGGGAGCAATTCCCGCCGTTGCGGGTGACGTTTGTTTTTGGACTTCGATCGCGCGATCCGTTTCTGAAGCCACCAAACGTTGAGGTGTCGCATCCTGGGGTTCCACGCTCACAGTACGGGCGTGGTGTCCCGACATCCAAGACATTCCACCAATTGCCCCAGCCATCAACGCCGTATAACCGAGGTAAAGGTGAACGGGTTTGAATTGCAGCATTGTGGCAGTAGGGGGTTGCCGATACCAGGAAGGAATCACCGAGGTTTCTGGTTGGGGCAAGGATGCGGCGAGAGCAACGCCATCTAACCCTAGGGCATTTCCCAACTGACGAATAAACCCTTGTAGGTAGATGTTTTCCGGCAATTTCTCTATTTCCCCCGCTTCGATAGCTTGAATTTGATAGATGGGAACCAAGGTTGTTGCGTTAAGTTGTCGTACTGAAATCGAACGGGAAAGGCGTTTTTCGCGAAGGGTTTGACCAATGCGGCAAAATTGCACTTGTCTGTCTGATTCGCCAGGGGTTGGGTTAGAGTCAATAGGGGATTTTTCCGTTGAAGAATGGGATTGCGATGGTTTAGCAACTGGGGTTTGGGAAGACGCGCTCATCTGTTGGCAGACTAAGTGCATTGCTTCTTGAGCAACCGCAGTGACTAACCCTCGAACGGTTTCCACTGCATCGTCAGTTAGGTTCTGTAGTTGCGCGATCGCGCTTTGGTAAGCCTCGCTTTCTAGGAGTTGCGCTTCAGCTCGCTTCACAAGAGGCGAGAGTGAGGTTTGAGTCAGTTCCATTATTTTTTTTGCAAGTAACACCAAAAGCAAGAAACGGGGCTTGATTTTAGGTTGCAATTTTAGGAAATGAGCGTATTACAATGCCCAGCCAAAATCACTTCTCTCTCCGTTGAGAGCGAGAAGCCATCGGGGAACGATCGCAAAGAAAATGGCTCGAATCCTGCAATACATCGATCTTGTTCGCAAGCTGCTTGTTATCCAAACGATTCTTTAAGCGTAGATGGAAAATCAGACACAGAAATGGATCCGAGGCAGACTCAGGGGCATTTAAACTTCCGTCAATTGCAACTTTTCCTCAAAAACCGAATTCCTTACTTGCTTACTCTTTCTTTCTTAAAGTTGGGGGAGGATTCCGGATTAAGTCGGAGATTTTTTTCTGGCGATCGCGATTGCGTGCCTCCTGGGGAAATGGGTTTCCTCCAAAGAATCGTGCAATAATAATCCTCTGTCGCGCCTTTCTCTCGATCCTATGCTACAAACTCCCTCACAAGCTGACATCGTTGCCGCCCTAGAAATCCCTGTCGATTTCAACTTTCAACTCCCCGATCCCGAAGACGAAGAGATTAAAGAGTACGATTTTCAGGAACAATTGGATGTCGTTTGGAAAGTTTGCGAGCGCTTTGACTTGCAGACAGACATTTGGCGAGGGCGGGTTTTAAGAGCAGTGCGCGATCGCGAAAAACAAGGTGGAGAAGGACGCGGTGCCGGATTCCTCAACTGGCTCAAAAATCGAGAAATTACCAAAAGTCAAGCCTACGCCCTCATTCAACTCGCCAACAGCGCCGACACCCTCCTCGCAGAAGGCAACCTCGACCCCGATTCCATTAACAACTTCAGCAAACGCGCCTTCGTCGAAACCGCAAAATCCGCCCCAGAAGTCCAGCGAATGGTCAGCGAAGCCGCCCAAAGTGGCGATCGCATCACCCGGCGAGAAGTCAAACAACTCTCCGACGAATGGACCGCAATGAGTTCGGAATTGCTACCCGATGAAGTCAAAGAAAAAGCCACAGAAGGCGGACTCCCCCCGCGTCACCTCGCCCCCCTCGTGCGAGAAATGGAAAAACTTCCCGACTCCCACCTCCAAGAAATTCAGCGCGAGGTTGCAGAAAGTCCCGATGTTGATACCGTAAAAGCCCTAACCTCCACCAGTCGCAATCTCTCCAAATATCTTGACTCCGCCGCCCAAGTCCAAACCCTCCGACGCGCCTCTATTGACATGGAAATGGCACTCGAAGAAGCCTTGCGTCTCGACTGCTTGAGTACCGCCTCAGACCTCGTTAAACAAGCCACCAACCTCGAACAAACCGTCGGCAAACTTTACACCACCTGGAAGCGCTTGGGTAACCTTGCAGACCGCCTCTACGTCGATACAGGGGCGAGCAATCCTCACCTGCGATCGCTCCTCACCTGTCTCGATAGCCTGACCAACGAAACCATCGAGGTTCAACTCGACGACGGAGGAGAGCGCACCATTCGCCTCAAGGTTATAACAGAAGGAGATACTTAGACTTGAAGCTAAGATGCATTTACACTGGGTATTGAGCGATTTGTATCGCGTTAAGCAATCAGCTCTCACCGCGTTCCCGTCTCTCCCTCTCCCCAACTGTTGAGGTAATAACTGATGAGGTGTTCACTGAGATTGTCCCCATCCATCCGTATTTTAAAATAAACAAAGGGCATATTTGGGACTACTTCGATGACCTATAGTAGCTTTTCATTACATCGGGTCAAAAAAGCTTTTGGATTAACAGAGCAATCTGTTCCACTTTTCTGTGAGGTTGCAGACGTAGAACCCAGTAGTTGGCTACAGGAAACCCTTAGCTATAGCCTCAAATTAGCACTGTCCTCATCCAGTGAAAAAGCCCGATCTGAGTTTATAATCGCCCCGATTTTAATTGAGTTAGAAAGACGAAATCCCAATCGACTTTCCATTTACTCTGGCGAAAAGCTTGATGTGGATGAAGCTCAAGGTTTGAGAGGAGAATGCGATTTCATATTATCTAAAAGCCCAGTTTCTCTTACAATACAAGCTCCTATTCTTTCTTTAGTAGAGGCGAAGAAAAGCGATATTAAAGGGGGATTAGGTCAGTGTATTGCCCAAATGTTGGGGGCGCAACGCTTTAATGAAATAGAGAACACAATCATTTCCACTATCTACGGCTGCGTAACGACTGGGGAAGATTGGCAGTTTTTAAAGCTAGAGGAAACCTGCATTTCGATACACAATCAGAGATACTATATTAGCGAACTCGCAACGCTGTTGGGAATTTTTCAATTTATTGTAGATAGCTACAAGCTTTGAAAACTTAACAATAAAAAACACTATAGTAAATCTCTATCGGGTGAGGTACAAAGCTTTAAGCTTGAGGCAACGGGCAGTAGGCATTAGGCATTGGGATATGTACCTCATGAGTCCGAGAAACGCTATATAGTAATTCTCTATCGGGTGAGGTACACCGACCTTAAGCTGGGGAAAGGGGGAAAATCAAGTCCCTCGTAAGTCTGAGAAGCGCGATAGATTTGCTATCATAACTATTTTCTAGGACTAACCCCCAAAGGAAAATGATTCTTTGAAACAGCCAGTCAGCCATTGGCTTTTAGGTTTCGCTCAATTCAGCTTGAAAATTTAGAGCGACAGGGGGACATATTATCAATGTTTTTCCGAATAAAATACAGGGCAATACCTATTACAAAATTGGTTTGGGATTAAAGTAATTGCATGATGAGTAAAATTTTTGACCATAATGCTAAAGCCGATATTCTAATTGTTGACGACACCCCCGCCAATATTCGACTTTTATCGGTTTTCCTTGAAGATCGGGGATACAACGTGCGTAAAGCGATTAATGGGAATATGGCATTGACAGCAGTTAAAATGATTCCTCCCGATCTGATTTTGCTCGATATTAACTTGCCAGAGATGAACGGTTATGAAATTTGCACGCGAATCAAGAGCGACGAACAAACGGCGACCGTTCCAATTATCTTTTTGAGCGCTTTAGACGATACTCTCGATAAAGTCAAAGCCTTTCAAGTGGGAGGGGTAGATTATATTACGAAACCCTTTCAATTGGAGGAAGTTTTAGCCCGCGTTCAAAATCAGTTGATGATTCAGGAACTTCAAGGTCAGCTTCAAACGCGCAACGAGGAATTAAAAACCGCTTTGAGCGAGCTTCAACAGGCTCAATCACAATTGATTCAGCAGGAAAAAATGATTGGCTTAGGGCAATTGGCGGCGGGAGTGGCGCACGAAATTAATAATCCTATCAGTTTTATTTCGGGGAATTTGGCTCCAGCACGGGAGTATATAGAGGATTTACTCGATTTAATTCATCTTTATCAGGAGGAGTATCCCCAGCCGACCAAAGCGATTCAAAATGCCCTCGACAACATTGAATTTGATTTTCTGATCTCGGATCTACAAAACTTGATGGGATCGATGGAGCGAGGTGTAGAGCGCATCCATGCAGTTATTTTGGGTTTGCGCATTTTTGCCCGCTTGGGGGAGTCAGATATTAAAACTGTTGATATTCACCAGGGACTCGACAGTACGATTTTATTGTTGCAGCACCGCCTCAAACAACCGGGGGAACGCCCGGAGATTGCAACGATCGTCAAGTATGGAGATTTGCCTAAAGTAACGTGTTACGCGAGTCAGCTTAACCAGGTGTTTTTAAATTTATTAAATAATGCAATTGACGCGCTAGAAATTGCCACAGGACATGGGGAATCTGCTAAAAGTTCGGTACAATCGATTGACTCTTCCCTGGAGGGAGAGACTTCATTCTCTTTGGTTGAATCTCCGACAATTTGGATTGAGACGGAGACGACGGATTGCGATACGGTGATTATCCGAATTCGAGATAATGGGATTGGGATGAGTGAAAAAACGCGATCGCGCCTCTTTGAACCATTTTTCACCACAAAACCCGTCGGTAAAGGAACGGGGTTGGGTCTGTCTACCTGCTATCAAATTGTTGTGGATAAGCACAAAGGAAAGCTAATATGTAATTCAACAAGAGGAGAGGGAACTGAGTTCGTGGTGGAAATTCCAATTTTCACCACAATGACTTAACCTTCAAAAAAACTTTCCAAAGGGTGCCTGGATAACGAAAATATATTACTCTAAACGCAAATAAATATTTCCCTTATACTAAGGGGATTTAGGCTCATGAATTCGCTCAAAACAGTTTCAACTGACGTTCTTGGCTCGTTTTCTGCGGTTGCCGCGATCGCGACGACAGCATTACTAGGAACCCCAATCGCCGCAGAGTCAGCCATCTTGGGGAGCGAAATCGACCTAAAACCCCTGATTGCTGTAGGGAATCCCGACGCTTCCCCTTCGGATTCTCCCGCGAACCGCATAGACCCGAACACACTCTCTTCACCCTTTACTGGGGTTGGCGGTATTGCCCTATTTTCACCCGATAGGGGAACGTTTATTTGTACGGGAACCCCCATCACCCGAACCCATATTCTCTCGGCAGGTCATTGTCTCGATGCTCTTGATGGAGATGGTTCGATCGACTTCTCCCCCGAAGATGTTGCTTTTGTTCTCAATTACGGCAGCGATCTGTCCCATGTGATTGCCGCCAGTCAGCTTGATATTCATCCCGGCTTTGAGGGATTTGAAAATAGTATTGCTAATGACTTAGCGCTGATTACCCTCAGCAGCGAACTCCCCGAAAGCGTTCCCATCTATCCCCTCCACCCCAACCCTCTCCGTCCTGGGGATTTACTGGTTTTTGCGGGTTATGGAATGACAGGAACCGGAACCGATGGATTTCAAACCGATGCGAGTTTTAAGGTGAAGCGAGTTGGGGCAAATTTGGTGGAAGAGGCAAGCGTTTTGTCCCCTTTATTCCCCGGTATTGAAGAGATGTTCTTGTTTGATTTTGACGATCCCTTTGGTACGCCAACACCGTTAGATGCAGCAAATCGTTTGTTGGGATTGCCGACAACCCTCAGTTTGGGGAACGAGATTGAAGCGACGTTGGGACCGGGAGATTCGGGGGGACCGAGTTTTGTTTTTGATGGGGAGTCTTTGTTTTTGGCAGGCGTGAATACGTTTGGCTTGGGTTTTCCCGATCTTTTGGGCGTTCCGGGAACCGGACAGGGCTTTTTTGGCAGTGGCGCGGGTGGCGTTCGGATTGATTCTCCCAATAAACGCAGTTGGATTGAAACGGTTATTGGTTCGACGACAAGGGGAGAGGGGGGAGGAAAGATTACGGAATCGTTGTTAATGCGTAATTTGATTGCGAAGGGGTTTGGACAGGAAGAAGGAGGGGGCAATTCAACGGGGGTTCCAGAACCTCATTCTATTTTAGGGTTGTGCGCGATCGCGCTAGTCTTTTCTCAAAAACGGCGCAGACACAGCTAATATGAAATGGTTCTAAGTTTGCTACATAGGATTGACGCGGACTTGGGAACGCTGACCGGGGAGACACGGTGACGCGGAGAGATCGGTCAATTTATCGATAATTATTGCCTACTGACCATTGCCTTAATTCTGAACTCTGAACTCCGAACTGATGCAACCTCGTTCTGGTTATACGTTACCGGTTTTTGCTTGCGCTGCCGCGATCGCGGCACTCAAATTTTTACAGCACAAACACCCCATTACAACGGTTTCTCTCGATTTAATCGAACCGCCTCAAACCGTTGAGATTCCTATCGAACAGGTGGCGAAGTTAGAAGAAAATAAAGCCCTCGCGATCGCGCGCAGCGATCCGGGAGACAATTTAGATATTACTCGCAACACCCCAATTTGGGCGCTGGTGGAACGGACGCACAACCCCGAACAAATTGAAATTCGCGGCGGCGAGGGCATTGGACGGCAAACGAACCGCACCGGACAAGCGGCAATTTACCGCTACGCCCAACAGTTATTACAAACAAACCTTGAGCGCGAGTTGCAACCCAATGAATCCATCGCCGTAACCATCATCCTCCCGGAAGGCAAAAAACTGGCAGAACGCACGTCTAATGCAGCATTTGGAGTGGTGGAAGGCTTATCCTTACTCGGAACCACCGGAATCGCGCAACCCCTCAGCGCGCCGGGACAGCTTGAAGCTTATCGCGAGGAACTCATTGAAAAAGCCGCACAATTTAAGGATTTGGTCTTTTGTATCGGCGAAAATGGCTTGGATTTGGCACGGGGATGGGGTATTTCTGAGGCACAACTGGTTAAAACGGCAAATTGGCTTGGACCCTTATTCGTCACTGCGGGGGAAGCGGGAGTCGAGTCGATTCTATTGGTGGGGTATCACGGAAAACTCATTAAACTTGCAGGGGGAATTTTCCACACCCATCACCACCTCGCCGATGGGCGCTTAGACATTTTAACCGCTCACTGTGCAAACTTAGGGGTATCCGGCGAGATGATCCGAGAAGTGTTTGCCTGTTCTACCGCCGAAGCTGCGCTGCAAATTCTGCGACAGTGCGATGCATTCCTGGTGACAAAAGTTTATCGCGCGATCGCGAAAACTATCGATCGACGCACCCAAACCTATATTCGCAAACATAGTCAACGTAACGTACAGGTGGGTTCGATTCTTTTTGGGCGCGATCGCGAAATTATAGTTAAAAGCACTCACGGTTCAACACTCTTCTCGAAACTGTGTTATCATACTTTGAATAACTAATTGCCTTTACTTTTAAGTCCTCATAAGAAGGCTTTTTACCGACTATTCCTGGGGGAATAGAGTTCAGTTTTTAAGCCACAAATCGAATTAGATTTGTTTTAATGAAGCCAGGAAAATAACTGGTTTTACGCAATCCTTAAAAGGGGATCGATCGACCGATTAATTCTCTTAAACTGACCCATTGGCAACAGCCTTGGGTTTTATTCAACATATCTAAAATTCGCGAGTTCGGATGAGCATACCTGCACAACAATTATCTCAAAATCCCATCGAAACTCTGCCCACAGAGTCCTTAACTGCCAACCTCAATCGCCAAATGATTGCCGTTCTTGATTTTGGTTCCCAATATTCCGAGTTAATTGCTCGTCGCATTCGCGAGACTCAAGTTTATTCCGAAGTTCTTTCCTATCGTACAACCGCAGAACACCTGCGAAAACTCAGTCCTAAAGGAATTATCCTCTCTGGCGGCCCCAGTTCCGTTTACGATAAGAACGCACCTCAGTGCGACCCAGAAATTTGGCAACTCGGCATTCCCATTTTAGGCGTGTGCTACGGAATGCAATTGATGGTGCAGCAACTAGGGGGAACCGTCGAACGCGCTCAACGAGCAGAATACGGCAAAGCCTCCCTCCTGATCGACGATCCCACCGATCTTTTAACCAACGTCGAACACGGTTCAACGATGTGGATGAGTCACGGGGATGCTTGCGCCCAACTCCCCAAAGACTTTGAAATTCTCGCCCATACCGAAAATACTCGTTGTGCCGCGATCGCGAATAACAACAAAAAACTCTACGGCGTACAATTTCATCCCGAAGTCGTCCACTCCATCGGCGGACAAGCGCTCATTTGCAACTTCGTCTACCACATCTGCCACTGCGAACCCACCTGGACAACCGAAGCCTTTGTCGAAGAAGTGATTCGAGAAGTTCGGGCAAAAGTTGGGGAAAAACGAGTCCTTCTCGCCCTCTCCGGCGGCGTAGACTCCTCCACCCTCGCCTTTCTCCTGCACCGTGCCATTGGCAACAAACTCACCTGTATGTTCATCGACCAAGGCTTTATGCGCAAAGGCGAACCCGAACGCTTGGTAGAAATTTTCGACCATCAATTTCACATCCCCGTCGAATACGTCAACGCTAGGGAACGCTTCATCAACAAAATTGAAAACATCACCGACCCCGAAGAAAAGCGCCGTCGCATCGGTCACGAATTCATTCAAGTTTTTGAAGAAGAATCAAATCGCCTCGGCCCCTTTGACTACCTCGCCCAGGGAACCCTCTATCCCGATGTTATTGAATCCGCCGATACCAACGTCGATCCCCAAACCGGAGAGCGCGTTGCCGTTAAAATCAAAAGCCATCACAACGTCGGCGGACTGCCCAAAAATCTCCGCTTCAAACTCGTCGAACCCCTGCGCAAACTCTTTAAAGATGAAGTGCGCAAAGTCGCCCGTTCCATCGGTTTGCCCGAAGAAATCGTGCGCCGTCACCCCTTCCCAGGACCCGGACTCGCTATTCGCATTATTGGCGAAGTCACTTCCGAACGCCTGAACATCCTGCGCGATGCGGATTTTGTCGTCCGAGACGAGA is part of the Lusitaniella coriacea LEGE 07157 genome and harbors:
- the guaA gene encoding glutamine-hydrolyzing GMP synthase encodes the protein MSIPAQQLSQNPIETLPTESLTANLNRQMIAVLDFGSQYSELIARRIRETQVYSEVLSYRTTAEHLRKLSPKGIILSGGPSSVYDKNAPQCDPEIWQLGIPILGVCYGMQLMVQQLGGTVERAQRAEYGKASLLIDDPTDLLTNVEHGSTMWMSHGDACAQLPKDFEILAHTENTRCAAIANNNKKLYGVQFHPEVVHSIGGQALICNFVYHICHCEPTWTTEAFVEEVIREVRAKVGEKRVLLALSGGVDSSTLAFLLHRAIGNKLTCMFIDQGFMRKGEPERLVEIFDHQFHIPVEYVNARERFINKIENITDPEEKRRRIGHEFIQVFEEESNRLGPFDYLAQGTLYPDVIESADTNVDPQTGERVAVKIKSHHNVGGLPKNLRFKLVEPLRKLFKDEVRKVARSIGLPEEIVRRHPFPGPGLAIRIIGEVTSERLNILRDADFVVRDEITKQGMYHDFWQAFAVLLPIRSVGVMGDRRTYAHPVVLRCISSEDGMTADWSRVPYDLLETISNRIVNEVKGVNRVVYDITSKPPGTIEWE
- a CDS encoding ArsR/SmtB family transcription factor, whose translation is MSHSQISPAAISRIAEYFKVLSEVSRLQILCCLRSGAKNVTEIIGETGLGQANVSKHLKILTQVGMVSRQPQGVSVFYEIADSSIFRLCEIACNQLSVRLEEESQHLEQLDTFKRSRLM
- a CDS encoding sensor histidine kinase, whose product is MSKIFDHNAKADILIVDDTPANIRLLSVFLEDRGYNVRKAINGNMALTAVKMIPPDLILLDINLPEMNGYEICTRIKSDEQTATVPIIFLSALDDTLDKVKAFQVGGVDYITKPFQLEEVLARVQNQLMIQELQGQLQTRNEELKTALSELQQAQSQLIQQEKMIGLGQLAAGVAHEINNPISFISGNLAPAREYIEDLLDLIHLYQEEYPQPTKAIQNALDNIEFDFLISDLQNLMGSMERGVERIHAVILGLRIFARLGESDIKTVDIHQGLDSTILLLQHRLKQPGERPEIATIVKYGDLPKVTCYASQLNQVFLNLLNNAIDALEIATGHGESAKSSVQSIDSSLEGETSFSLVESPTIWIETETTDCDTVIIRIRDNGIGMSEKTRSRLFEPFFTTKPVGKGTGLGLSTCYQIVVDKHKGKLICNSTRGEGTEFVVEIPIFTTMT
- a CDS encoding helix-turn-helix domain-containing protein, which produces MELTQTSLSPLVKRAEAQLLESEAYQSAIAQLQNLTDDAVETVRGLVTAVAQEAMHLVCQQMSASSQTPVAKPSQSHSSTEKSPIDSNPTPGESDRQVQFCRIGQTLREKRLSRSISVRQLNATTLVPIYQIQAIEAGEIEKLPENIYLQGFIRQLGNALGLDGVALAASLPQPETSVIPSWYRQPPTATMLQFKPVHLYLGYTALMAGAIGGMSWMSGHHARTVSVEPQDATPQRLVASETDRAIEVQKQTSPATAGIAPPETMNP
- a CDS encoding trypsin-like serine protease — protein: MNSLKTVSTDVLGSFSAVAAIATTALLGTPIAAESAILGSEIDLKPLIAVGNPDASPSDSPANRIDPNTLSSPFTGVGGIALFSPDRGTFICTGTPITRTHILSAGHCLDALDGDGSIDFSPEDVAFVLNYGSDLSHVIAASQLDIHPGFEGFENSIANDLALITLSSELPESVPIYPLHPNPLRPGDLLVFAGYGMTGTGTDGFQTDASFKVKRVGANLVEEASVLSPLFPGIEEMFLFDFDDPFGTPTPLDAANRLLGLPTTLSLGNEIEATLGPGDSGGPSFVFDGESLFLAGVNTFGLGFPDLLGVPGTGQGFFGSGAGGVRIDSPNKRSWIETVIGSTTRGEGGGKITESLLMRNLIAKGFGQEEGGGNSTGVPEPHSILGLCAIALVFSQKRRRHS
- the cbiD gene encoding cobalt-precorrin-5B (C(1))-methyltransferase CbiD encodes the protein MQPRSGYTLPVFACAAAIAALKFLQHKHPITTVSLDLIEPPQTVEIPIEQVAKLEENKALAIARSDPGDNLDITRNTPIWALVERTHNPEQIEIRGGEGIGRQTNRTGQAAIYRYAQQLLQTNLERELQPNESIAVTIILPEGKKLAERTSNAAFGVVEGLSLLGTTGIAQPLSAPGQLEAYREELIEKAAQFKDLVFCIGENGLDLARGWGISEAQLVKTANWLGPLFVTAGEAGVESILLVGYHGKLIKLAGGIFHTHHHLADGRLDILTAHCANLGVSGEMIREVFACSTAEAALQILRQCDAFLVTKVYRAIAKTIDRRTQTYIRKHSQRNVQVGSILFGRDREIIVKSTHGSTLFSKLCYHTLNN